The following proteins are encoded in a genomic region of Amycolatopsis sulphurea:
- a CDS encoding MMPL family transporter — protein MASFLYKIGKFSYRRWWAVLALWILAIIALGALGDKIEKPFKDDFKLPDSPSVTAQNTITEKFPEGKAAEGQPAKIILKADDGQRLDTGAHHDSVEKMVAKLQEIPQLVPAERAKIIDPTTGPAAAQSMTDNGTVAIIKFTLDAKMHGAESGVSDATVNTVTEAKKIGRDAGLTVESAGPVSAKAVEPPSELIGIAVAILVMIITFAGLLAAAMPLGAAIMGIVVSTSVISIGTAFLTLGTSTTGLATMIGLAVGIDYSLFVISRYRQEATRTKDRAHAAGVAVGTAGSAVVFAGATVVIALVALNLTGLTFLGQMGLGASVTVVMAVLVSLTVLPALLGLFKGIVFKPRIPLLWTPERSKGPTIGHKVGVALTKHPLPYLIITAAALIVAAIPVTQIQLGLDATSSQDRPAHLIEREAFGAGKSSPLIVVVSAQDPTGMATAAKQVQERISGLDHIAEHGVVGPIPNTAQDAAQFLVIPQNGPSTPETKDLLAEIRSAASDVAKATGSYVGVGGSAAINADFSSALTNRLPIYLLVVVGLAFILLMIVFRSVIIPLVASIGFLLSVAATFGATVGIFQKGWLGWIKPEDQGPILVFAPIFLIGIVFGLAMDYQVFLVSRMREEYHHGASPIDAIRTGYGAGARVITAAALIMVSVFAGFTLSSETFLKLLGFSMAAAIVFDAFLVRMIIMPTTMALLGKRAWWIPRWLDRVLPNIDVEGEKLRAPEAPPANNVAGGAPVAR, from the coding sequence ATGGCGTCATTCTTATATAAGATAGGAAAGTTCTCCTATCGGCGATGGTGGGCGGTACTGGCCCTCTGGATACTCGCGATCATCGCGCTCGGCGCACTCGGGGACAAGATCGAGAAGCCCTTCAAGGACGATTTCAAGCTGCCGGACAGCCCGTCGGTCACCGCGCAGAACACCATCACGGAAAAGTTCCCCGAAGGCAAGGCGGCGGAGGGGCAGCCCGCGAAGATCATCCTGAAGGCTGACGACGGTCAGCGCCTGGACACCGGCGCCCACCATGACTCGGTCGAGAAGATGGTCGCGAAGCTGCAGGAGATCCCTCAGCTCGTCCCGGCCGAGCGCGCCAAGATCATCGACCCGACCACCGGGCCGGCCGCCGCCCAGTCGATGACCGACAACGGCACCGTGGCGATAATCAAGTTCACGCTGGACGCCAAGATGCACGGCGCCGAGAGCGGCGTCAGCGACGCGACGGTGAACACCGTCACCGAGGCCAAGAAGATCGGCCGCGACGCCGGGCTGACCGTCGAGAGCGCCGGTCCGGTGAGCGCGAAGGCGGTCGAGCCACCCTCCGAGCTGATCGGTATCGCGGTCGCGATCCTGGTGATGATCATCACCTTCGCCGGGCTGCTCGCCGCCGCGATGCCGCTCGGCGCGGCGATCATGGGCATCGTCGTGTCCACCTCGGTCATCTCGATCGGCACCGCGTTCCTGACCCTGGGCACCTCGACCACCGGCCTGGCGACGATGATCGGGCTCGCGGTCGGCATCGACTACTCGCTCTTCGTCATCTCCCGATATCGGCAGGAGGCGACCAGGACCAAGGACCGGGCCCATGCGGCGGGCGTCGCGGTCGGCACCGCCGGCTCCGCGGTGGTGTTCGCCGGCGCGACCGTGGTGATCGCGCTCGTCGCGCTCAACCTGACCGGACTGACCTTCCTGGGACAGATGGGTCTCGGCGCCTCCGTCACGGTGGTGATGGCCGTGCTGGTCTCGCTGACCGTGCTGCCGGCGCTGCTCGGCCTGTTCAAGGGCATCGTGTTCAAGCCCCGGATCCCGCTGTTGTGGACTCCGGAGCGGTCGAAGGGCCCGACCATCGGGCACAAGGTGGGCGTCGCGCTGACCAAGCACCCGCTGCCGTACCTGATCATCACCGCGGCGGCGCTGATCGTGGCGGCGATCCCGGTGACCCAGATTCAGCTCGGGCTGGACGCCACGTCCAGTCAGGACAGGCCCGCGCACCTGATCGAGCGGGAAGCCTTCGGCGCCGGGAAGTCCTCGCCGCTGATCGTCGTGGTGAGCGCGCAGGACCCGACTGGCATGGCCACGGCGGCCAAGCAGGTGCAGGAGCGGATCAGCGGCCTCGACCACATCGCCGAGCACGGCGTGGTGGGCCCGATCCCGAACACCGCGCAGGACGCCGCGCAGTTCCTGGTCATCCCGCAGAACGGCCCGTCCACCCCGGAGACCAAGGATCTGCTCGCCGAGATCCGGTCGGCCGCCTCGGATGTGGCCAAGGCGACCGGCTCCTACGTCGGCGTCGGCGGCTCGGCGGCGATCAACGCGGACTTCTCCAGCGCACTCACCAACAGGCTGCCGATCTATCTGCTGGTGGTCGTCGGCCTGGCGTTCATCCTGCTGATGATCGTCTTCCGGTCGGTGATCATCCCGCTGGTCGCCTCGATCGGCTTCCTGCTCTCGGTCGCGGCGACCTTCGGCGCCACCGTCGGCATCTTCCAGAAGGGCTGGCTGGGCTGGATCAAACCGGAGGATCAAGGCCCGATCCTGGTGTTCGCCCCGATCTTCCTGATCGGTATCGTGTTCGGGCTGGCCATGGACTACCAGGTGTTCCTGGTGAGCCGGATGCGGGAGGAATACCACCACGGAGCCTCCCCGATCGACGCGATCCGGACCGGCTACGGCGCCGGGGCGCGCGTGATCACCGCCGCCGCGTTGATCATGGTCTCGGTGTTCGCCGGCTTCACGCTGTCCTCGGAGACGTTCCTGAAACTGCTGGGCTTCTCGATGGCCGCGGCGATCGTGTTCGACGCCTTCCTGGTGCGCATGATCATCATGCCGACGACCATGGCCCTGCTCGGCAAGCGGGCCTGGTGGATCCCGCGCTGGCTGGACCGGGTCCTGCCGAACATCGACGTCGAGGGCGAGAAGCTGCGCGCCCCCGAGGCGCCCCCGGCGAACAACGTCGCCGGTGGCGCGCCGGTAGCCAGGTGA
- a CDS encoding SRPBCC family protein yields the protein MPRPYASGIVAASADEVWARIRAFADLPAFVPAIGHAELVEGVDGQVGAVRRLTFAAGGDPFDERLLALDDPGRSLTYAFEGANPFGVRRYVSTVRVCPVTDTGEAFVEWWAEYDADADQVAKLDRTFTEDVYAGGIAGLRKLLA from the coding sequence ATGCCTCGCCCCTACGCCAGTGGCATCGTCGCCGCCTCCGCCGACGAGGTCTGGGCCCGGATCCGCGCCTTCGCCGACCTGCCCGCCTTCGTCCCGGCGATCGGGCACGCCGAACTGGTCGAAGGCGTCGACGGTCAGGTCGGGGCCGTCCGGCGGCTGACGTTCGCCGCCGGCGGGGACCCGTTCGACGAACGGCTGCTCGCGCTGGACGACCCCGGCCGCAGCCTCACCTACGCGTTCGAGGGGGCGAACCCGTTCGGGGTACGCCGATACGTTTCCACAGTCCGGGTCTGCCCCGTCACCGACACCGGCGAAGCCTTCGTCGAATGGTGGGCCGAGTACGACGCCGACGCCGACCAGGTGGCGAAACTCGATCGCACGTTCACCGAGGACGTGTACGCCGGCGGCATCGCCGGACTGCGGAAACTGCTCGCCTAG
- a CDS encoding S9 family peptidase produces MALPRYIPAEEMLALPAFSSPQVSRDGTRLAYLAPAHGCLNLWIRGIDEEHADAVCVTQEKRSISTFFWCSDSRTLLYRQDTDGNEDWHYFRAGLDDPDAEPFDLTPLAPGCRVIGASEDGGTVRAVMNPRFLFFDAFDIDLATGETTLVRESSDLVRNYTDMDGTRGFLSGQAADGTLEYYAVDDQETGAMRLVHTEDGPSFATGQYPFHVSADQETLIMASHWGGSDALRLISIDHATGEKTVLAEKPGHSVCCLGVYSDDFGKPPSLFISPRTSEIMAVRFVGDRPEMVPLTPHFAEVHAELMKLADGGELGWVTCDDDEQVWTATFIHDDRSGLSYRYDHRTRTSVLLHDPGSGEEFGKTRAITFTARDGLPIHAFLTLPVGVEPKGLPLVLRVHGGPWLHDYWGFNGEVQLLVNRGYAVLQVNYRGSTGYGSRHIKAGIKEYGRGMNDDLIDACEWAVAEGIADPARLGICGTSHGGYLTLTALCNTPDYFAAAVDDVGFSSIPALMGDHPDWIKATQLNSFLAYCGDPADPDDLADMLSRSPATMIDRIETPLLVIAGAQDPRVKLTEPQAIVDGLRARGVEVGYFVAEDEGHGFKNPVNINRMWHLIEEHFAQHLGGRRG; encoded by the coding sequence ATGGCCCTGCCCAGGTACATCCCCGCAGAGGAAATGCTGGCACTGCCCGCATTCAGCAGCCCGCAGGTCTCCCGTGACGGGACCCGGCTGGCCTATCTCGCGCCCGCCCACGGGTGTCTCAACCTCTGGATCCGCGGGATCGACGAGGAGCACGCGGACGCCGTGTGCGTGACGCAGGAAAAGCGTAGTATCTCGACCTTTTTCTGGTGTTCGGACTCGCGTACGCTGCTCTACCGCCAGGACACCGACGGCAATGAGGACTGGCACTATTTCCGGGCCGGCCTCGACGACCCGGATGCCGAGCCGTTCGATCTCACGCCCCTGGCGCCGGGCTGCCGGGTGATCGGCGCCAGCGAGGACGGGGGAACGGTGCGCGCGGTGATGAACCCGCGGTTTCTGTTCTTCGATGCCTTCGACATCGACCTGGCCACCGGGGAGACCACGCTGGTCCGGGAATCTTCGGACCTTGTGCGCAATTACACCGATATGGACGGCACACGCGGGTTTCTCAGCGGGCAGGCCGCCGACGGCACGCTGGAGTACTACGCGGTCGACGACCAGGAGACCGGGGCGATGCGCCTGGTGCACACCGAGGACGGTCCGTCCTTCGCGACCGGCCAGTATCCGTTCCACGTCTCGGCCGACCAGGAGACCCTGATCATGGCCTCGCACTGGGGCGGCTCGGACGCGCTGCGGCTGATCAGCATCGACCACGCCACCGGCGAGAAGACGGTGCTCGCCGAGAAGCCGGGGCACAGCGTGTGCTGCCTCGGCGTCTACTCGGACGATTTCGGCAAGCCGCCGTCGCTTTTCATCAGTCCGCGCACCTCGGAGATCATGGCGGTGCGCTTCGTCGGGGACCGGCCCGAGATGGTCCCGCTGACGCCGCACTTCGCCGAGGTCCACGCCGAGCTGATGAAGCTCGCCGACGGCGGTGAGCTGGGCTGGGTCACCTGTGACGACGACGAGCAGGTCTGGACGGCGACCTTCATCCACGACGACCGGTCCGGCCTGTCCTACCGCTACGACCACCGCACGCGGACCAGCGTGCTGCTGCACGATCCGGGCAGCGGCGAGGAGTTCGGGAAGACCCGGGCGATCACCTTCACCGCTCGCGACGGCCTGCCGATCCACGCCTTCCTCACCCTCCCGGTCGGTGTCGAGCCGAAGGGCCTGCCGCTGGTCCTGCGCGTCCACGGTGGTCCCTGGCTGCACGACTACTGGGGTTTCAACGGCGAGGTGCAGCTGCTGGTCAACCGCGGCTACGCCGTGCTGCAGGTGAACTACCGTGGCTCGACCGGCTACGGCAGCCGCCACATCAAGGCGGGTATCAAGGAGTACGGCCGCGGGATGAACGACGACCTCATCGACGCCTGTGAATGGGCCGTCGCCGAGGGGATCGCCGATCCGGCGCGGCTGGGCATCTGCGGCACTTCGCACGGCGGCTACCTGACGCTGACCGCCCTGTGCAACACGCCGGACTACTTCGCGGCGGCGGTCGACGACGTGGGCTTTTCCAGTATCCCTGCCCTGATGGGCGACCATCCCGACTGGATCAAGGCGACCCAGCTCAACAGCTTCCTCGCCTACTGCGGCGATCCGGCCGATCCCGACGACCTCGCGGACATGCTGAGCCGCTCACCGGCGACCATGATCGACCGGATCGAGACCCCGCTGCTGGTCATCGCCGGTGCGCAGGACCCGCGCGTGAAGCTCACCGAGCCTCAGGCGATCGTCGACGGGCTACGCGCGCGCGGCGTCGAAGTGGGCTACTTCGTCGCGGAGGACGAAGGGCACGGCTTCAAGAACCCCGTGAACATCAACCGGATGTGGCACCTCATCGAGGAGCACTTCGCGCAGCATCTCGGGGGGCGCCGAGGCTAG
- a CDS encoding amidohydrolase family protein — protein MYEKDGEQYYVVDGHVHIWDARESNHRNVHGKQFIDCFYDYHRNLSPDEMIWDYDTYTYYGPERFMKDVFGDGHVDHAIFQATLLRDFYHRCFGQTGECLDLVRQHPGKLTYNHAYDPRDREEGLEQLRRDAEQMQLKGVKLYTAEWHGDSRGYRLDDPWSRRYLEACLELGIKNIHVHKGPTIRPLDRDAFDVADIDHVATDYLDLNFIVEHVGLPRLEDFCWIATQESNVYGGLAVVMPFIHARPRYFAQIIGELLYWLGEDKILFGSDYALWTPQWLVERFVDFQIPADLPEYPEITVAQKKKILGLNAASLYDLEVPRALQLPAEADAGTR, from the coding sequence ATGTATGAAAAGGATGGCGAGCAGTACTACGTCGTCGACGGGCATGTCCACATCTGGGACGCGCGGGAGTCGAACCACCGGAACGTGCACGGCAAGCAGTTCATCGACTGCTTCTACGACTACCACCGCAACCTCAGCCCGGACGAGATGATCTGGGACTACGACACCTATACCTACTACGGCCCCGAACGGTTCATGAAGGACGTGTTCGGCGACGGCCACGTCGACCACGCGATCTTCCAGGCCACCCTGCTGCGGGACTTCTACCACCGCTGCTTCGGGCAGACCGGCGAGTGTCTCGACCTGGTGCGCCAGCATCCCGGCAAGCTCACCTACAACCACGCCTACGATCCGCGCGATCGCGAGGAGGGGCTGGAACAGCTTCGCCGCGACGCCGAGCAGATGCAGCTCAAGGGCGTGAAGCTCTACACCGCGGAATGGCACGGCGACTCCCGCGGCTACCGGCTCGACGACCCGTGGTCGCGGCGCTATCTGGAAGCGTGTCTTGAGCTGGGCATCAAGAACATCCACGTGCACAAAGGACCGACCATCCGGCCGCTGGACCGCGATGCGTTCGACGTGGCCGACATCGACCACGTCGCCACCGACTATCTCGACCTGAACTTCATCGTCGAGCACGTCGGACTGCCGCGGCTGGAGGACTTCTGCTGGATCGCCACCCAGGAGTCCAATGTATACGGTGGGCTGGCCGTCGTGATGCCGTTCATTCACGCCCGACCGCGGTACTTCGCCCAGATCATCGGGGAATTGCTGTACTGGCTGGGTGAGGACAAGATCCTCTTCGGCAGCGACTATGCACTGTGGACGCCGCAGTGGCTGGTGGAGCGGTTCGTCGACTTCCAGATTCCGGCAGACCTGCCGGAGTATCCGGAGATCACGGTGGCACAGAAGAAGAAGATCCTCGGGCTGAATGCCGCCTCGCTCTACGACCTCGAAGTGCCCCGGGCGTTGCAGCTGCCCGCCGAAGCGGACGCGGGGACCCGATGA
- a CDS encoding NAD(P)-dependent alcohol dehydrogenase, which yields MKAVQVTGYHRNLELRDVDEPKLQGPFDVVVKVGAAGVCRTDVHILEGQWAEKSGVVLPYTIGHENAGWVHAVGDAVTNVSVGDKVILHPLITCGLCRACRRGDDVHCESSDFPGIDTNGGYAEYIRTSARSCVKLAGSLEPADVAALADAGLTAQHAAAKAAKLLRPGDVCVIIGAGGLGHIGIQCLKAMSAATLVVLDRNPAALTLAEEIGADVTIVADGSHVDAVLDLTGGHGAEAVVDFVGEGGATAEGVRMLRRAGNYYVVGYGENIDIPTIDVISTEINFVGNLVGSYTDLQDLMVLAAQGRVRLHTARYPLGSFQRALDDLHAGRVRGRAILIP from the coding sequence GTGAAAGCCGTCCAGGTCACCGGGTACCACCGGAATCTCGAACTGCGCGACGTCGACGAACCGAAGCTGCAGGGGCCGTTCGACGTCGTGGTCAAGGTCGGCGCGGCCGGGGTGTGCCGCACCGACGTGCACATCCTCGAAGGGCAATGGGCGGAGAAGTCCGGCGTCGTCCTGCCCTACACGATTGGCCATGAGAACGCGGGATGGGTGCACGCGGTCGGCGACGCGGTCACCAACGTTTCGGTGGGGGACAAGGTGATCCTGCATCCGCTGATCACCTGCGGGCTGTGCCGGGCGTGTCGTCGCGGCGATGACGTGCACTGCGAGAGTTCCGATTTTCCCGGGATCGACACGAACGGCGGGTACGCGGAGTACATCCGCACCTCGGCGCGGTCGTGCGTGAAGCTGGCCGGCAGCCTCGAACCCGCCGACGTGGCCGCACTCGCCGACGCCGGGCTCACCGCCCAGCACGCGGCGGCGAAGGCGGCGAAACTGTTGCGGCCCGGGGATGTCTGCGTGATCATCGGCGCGGGCGGGCTCGGGCACATCGGCATCCAATGCCTGAAGGCGATGAGCGCGGCCACGCTCGTCGTGCTCGACCGGAACCCGGCGGCGCTGACCCTGGCCGAGGAGATCGGGGCGGACGTCACGATCGTCGCCGATGGGTCCCATGTGGACGCTGTGCTGGACCTGACCGGCGGGCACGGCGCGGAAGCGGTGGTGGACTTCGTCGGCGAAGGCGGCGCGACCGCCGAAGGCGTGCGGATGCTGCGCCGCGCGGGCAATTACTACGTCGTCGGCTACGGCGAGAACATCGACATCCCGACGATCGACGTCATCTCCACCGAGATCAACTTCGTCGGCAACCTCGTCGGCTCCTACACCGATCTGCAGGACTTGATGGTGCTCGCCGCGCAGGGCCGGGTGCGGCTGCACACCGCGCGTTACCCGCTGGGCTCGTTCCAGCGGGCACTCGACGATCTCCACGCCGGCCGGGTTCGTGGCCGCGCGATCCTGATTCCCTGA
- a CDS encoding metal-sulfur cluster assembly factor translates to MTAAALSLEAQVFSALATVFDPELDQPVTELGFVRSVTIDDEGVEVHLRLPTSFCAPNFAYLMVSDAYEALAELPDVGRIRVLLDDHHDSAKINGGVAAGAGYLGTFGVEAEQNLDELRRTFQRKAHLAAVERCCRAVLAGGVWTLEELPMLELFDLAEGRLKSALLRRREAIGLPTGSHARVLVDHIGRPAGTPDTALWLRLAAATRISIEGNAHFCRGLLATRYADPVGAAPVVVNTRSRS, encoded by the coding sequence ATGACCGCCGCCGCTTTGTCCCTGGAGGCCCAGGTCTTCTCGGCCTTGGCGACCGTGTTCGATCCCGAATTGGACCAGCCGGTGACCGAACTCGGCTTCGTGCGTTCGGTGACGATCGACGACGAGGGCGTGGAGGTCCACCTGCGCCTGCCGACTTCGTTCTGCGCGCCGAACTTCGCGTACCTCATGGTCTCCGACGCGTACGAAGCCTTGGCGGAGTTGCCGGACGTGGGTCGGATCCGGGTGCTGCTGGACGACCACCACGACTCGGCGAAGATCAATGGCGGCGTCGCGGCGGGTGCCGGATACCTTGGCACGTTTGGGGTCGAAGCCGAGCAGAATCTCGACGAACTCCGCCGTACGTTCCAGCGGAAAGCACATCTCGCCGCGGTGGAACGGTGCTGCCGCGCGGTGCTGGCGGGTGGCGTGTGGACGCTTGAGGAGCTGCCGATGCTGGAGCTGTTCGACCTGGCGGAGGGGCGGTTGAAGAGCGCATTGCTGAGGCGTCGGGAGGCGATCGGGCTGCCCACTGGCTCGCACGCGCGGGTCCTGGTGGATCACATCGGCCGTCCCGCCGGGACGCCGGACACCGCGCTGTGGCTGCGGCTGGCCGCCGCGACGCGCATATCCATCGAGGGCAACGCGCATTTCTGCCGCGGGCTGCTCGCCACCCGGTACGCGGATCCCGTGGGGGCCGCGCCGGTCGTCGTCAACACCAGGAGCCGATCGTGA
- the groL gene encoding chaperonin GroEL (60 kDa chaperone family; promotes refolding of misfolded polypeptides especially under stressful conditions; forms two stacked rings of heptamers to form a barrel-shaped 14mer; ends can be capped by GroES; misfolded proteins enter the barrel where they are refolded when GroES binds) translates to MAKQLQFGVDARRQLELGVDTLADAVKVTLGPKGRNAVLEKLTGPPTITNDGVTIAREIQLAEPFANMGAQLVKEVAMKTNGAVGDGTTTATVLAQAMVREGLAALGEGANPMRVRRGIEETVEAVVEHLRKSAVEVSGETELERIATLAAGDDERIGRVIAQALSAVGRAGVVEIEESDRTGLEVGLADGIEFDHGYTSPYMVTDRDRMEVSFTDPVLLLTNKKISLVQDLMPAVEAARRADRPLVVLAENVDGPALQLIVSGNVHGTFRAAVVRAPGFGHRRIAELEDLAAALGGRVVSEDSGVTLAEVTERDLGRCRTITITEDSTTILGGCGDEGAVRARIGQLEKQLERARIEHDQDNLRLRIARLTGRVAVVRVGAATSVELKDRLLRVEDSLAAARAALEEGVVAGGGSALAQAARQVELDLSGDAALGRDIVQRALGEPLHWIAANAGFPGKEVEAHVAGLGNGQGFDALTGEYRDLFAAGVIDPLKVTRSALESAASIAALLITTETAIVEEIVVNPGSIHAPGFGDLAEGMVRPSNIY, encoded by the coding sequence ATGGCGAAACAGCTGCAGTTCGGCGTCGACGCGCGGCGTCAGCTCGAACTCGGGGTCGACACCCTGGCCGACGCGGTGAAGGTGACCTTGGGCCCGAAGGGGCGTAACGCGGTACTGGAGAAGCTGACCGGCCCGCCGACGATCACCAACGACGGGGTGACCATCGCCCGGGAGATCCAGCTCGCGGAGCCGTTCGCGAACATGGGCGCCCAGCTGGTCAAGGAAGTCGCGATGAAGACCAACGGCGCGGTCGGCGACGGGACCACCACCGCCACCGTGCTCGCGCAGGCGATGGTGCGGGAGGGCCTGGCCGCGCTCGGCGAGGGCGCGAACCCGATGCGCGTGCGGCGGGGGATCGAGGAGACCGTCGAAGCGGTCGTGGAGCACCTGCGCAAGTCCGCGGTCGAGGTGTCCGGGGAGACCGAACTGGAGCGCATCGCGACGCTGGCGGCCGGGGACGACGAGCGGATCGGGCGGGTGATCGCGCAGGCGCTTTCGGCGGTCGGCCGGGCCGGCGTGGTGGAGATCGAGGAGTCCGACCGGACGGGGCTGGAGGTCGGGCTGGCCGACGGGATCGAGTTCGACCACGGCTACACCTCGCCGTACATGGTCACCGACCGGGACCGGATGGAGGTGTCCTTCACTGATCCGGTGCTGCTGCTGACCAACAAGAAGATCAGCCTGGTACAGGACCTGATGCCGGCCGTGGAGGCGGCCCGGCGGGCGGACCGGCCACTGGTCGTGCTCGCGGAGAACGTCGACGGCCCGGCCCTGCAGCTGATCGTCAGCGGCAACGTGCACGGCACCTTCCGGGCCGCGGTGGTCCGTGCGCCCGGTTTCGGGCACCGGCGGATCGCCGAACTGGAGGACCTCGCCGCAGCGCTGGGTGGCCGGGTGGTCAGCGAGGACTCCGGGGTGACTCTCGCCGAGGTCACCGAACGGGATCTGGGCCGCTGCCGGACCATCACCATCACCGAGGACTCGACGACCATCCTCGGCGGGTGCGGGGACGAAGGCGCCGTCCGCGCGCGGATCGGCCAGCTGGAGAAGCAGCTGGAGCGCGCCCGGATCGAACACGACCAGGACAACCTGCGGCTGCGGATCGCCCGGCTGACCGGCCGGGTCGCTGTGGTGCGGGTGGGCGCCGCGACGAGCGTGGAGCTCAAGGATCGGCTCCTGCGCGTCGAAGACTCACTGGCCGCAGCGCGAGCGGCGCTGGAGGAGGGTGTGGTCGCCGGCGGCGGCTCGGCCCTGGCGCAGGCGGCCCGGCAGGTGGAACTCGACCTGTCCGGCGACGCCGCGCTCGGACGGGACATCGTGCAACGGGCGCTGGGCGAGCCCCTGCACTGGATCGCGGCCAACGCGGGCTTCCCCGGGAAGGAAGTCGAGGCCCACGTGGCCGGTCTCGGCAACGGCCAGGGCTTCGACGCACTGACCGGCGAGTACCGCGATCTGTTCGCCGCGGGCGTGATCGATCCACTGAAGGTGACCCGCTCGGCCCTCGAAAGCGCGGCTTCCATCGCGGCACTGCTGATCACCACGGAGACCGCGATCGTGGAGGAGATCGTGGTCAACCCCGGCTCGATCCACGCGCCGGGGTTCGGTGATCTGGCCGAGGGGATGGTCCGTCCGTCCAATATCTACTGA
- a CDS encoding TetR/AcrR family transcriptional regulator, which translates to MNPEDGRAQRGARRRALLIAATVRVIARDGVTGVTHRSVAIEAGLPGSAVSHHFASTGDLLAATLRSGTDELVTTMESPGTATVPGFARELVRLFEEESSAVKARYELYLRAGRQPETRESARLWLDLLAATARTHTADPARAAAWAAAVDGYFVQHIADGSPPDAAELARLLHAVLA; encoded by the coding sequence ATGAATCCCGAAGACGGCCGGGCACAACGCGGAGCACGCCGGCGTGCGCTGCTCATCGCCGCCACCGTGCGGGTGATCGCCCGCGACGGCGTCACCGGCGTGACCCACCGGTCCGTCGCCATCGAGGCCGGGCTGCCGGGCAGCGCGGTCTCCCACCACTTCGCCTCCACCGGCGACCTGCTCGCCGCCACCCTGCGCAGCGGCACCGACGAACTCGTCACCACGATGGAGTCCCCCGGCACCGCGACCGTCCCCGGATTCGCCCGGGAACTGGTACGCCTGTTCGAGGAAGAAAGCTCCGCCGTCAAGGCCCGTTACGAGCTTTACCTGCGCGCCGGCCGACAGCCGGAGACTCGCGAATCCGCTCGCCTCTGGCTCGACCTCCTCGCCGCCACCGCCCGCACCCACACCGCCGACCCGGCCCGCGCAGCCGCCTGGGCAGCGGCCGTGGACGGCTACTTCGTGCAGCACATCGCCGACGGCAGCCCACCCGACGCGGCCGAGCTGGCGCGGCTCCTGCACGCAGTACTGGCCTGA
- a CDS encoding DUF418 domain-containing protein, whose translation MLALIAVANVPYFILGRPHVAGAHAQSDNPADLVAQTLTIAGVDSRVYPMFAFLFGYGIVQLYRRQLASGAEPATARRLLRRRHWTMLLFGLVHAALLWHGDILGTYALAGLVLVWLFLKRSDRSLKVWAGVFLAVPALLVVAAFVGAAMGAGSTVGGGGIGSSGPLDTNGAQGYFNAMGVRLEAWGFYTIPVALFTMIVPAAILLGMVAARRRLLDEPADHVPLLKRIAAIGLTVGWGTGLLQALQNLEVLGLDRTFESVFTPLHMLGGFFGGIGYIAVFGLISVRLERLRESPRPGSFTWAVQALGKRSLTGYLCQSLIFSPIFAAWGLGLGEHLSSWSAVVLAFVAWLVGLLVAAKLEGAGHRGPAEWALRRVAYPK comes from the coding sequence ATGCTGGCGCTCATCGCGGTCGCGAACGTGCCGTATTTCATCCTGGGCCGGCCGCATGTGGCCGGAGCGCACGCTCAGAGCGACAACCCGGCCGATCTGGTCGCGCAGACGTTGACCATCGCCGGTGTGGACAGCCGTGTTTACCCGATGTTCGCCTTCCTGTTCGGCTACGGCATCGTCCAGCTCTACCGGCGCCAGCTCGCCTCCGGGGCCGAGCCCGCCACCGCGCGCAGGCTGCTGCGCCGGCGGCACTGGACCATGCTCCTCTTTGGACTCGTGCACGCGGCACTGCTGTGGCACGGCGACATCCTCGGCACCTATGCCCTCGCCGGGCTCGTGCTGGTATGGCTCTTCCTGAAGCGGAGCGATCGTTCTCTCAAGGTCTGGGCCGGGGTGTTCCTCGCCGTGCCGGCGCTGCTGGTGGTGGCCGCGTTCGTGGGCGCCGCGATGGGCGCAGGGTCCACTGTGGGCGGCGGCGGTATCGGCTCGAGTGGGCCGTTGGACACCAACGGGGCCCAGGGCTACTTCAACGCGATGGGTGTCCGGCTCGAAGCCTGGGGCTTCTACACCATTCCGGTCGCGCTGTTCACCATGATCGTCCCGGCCGCGATTCTGCTGGGCATGGTCGCTGCCCGCCGCCGGCTGCTCGACGAACCCGCCGATCATGTTCCGCTGTTGAAACGGATCGCGGCGATCGGGCTCACGGTCGGCTGGGGGACCGGGCTGCTGCAGGCTCTGCAGAATCTCGAAGTGCTGGGTCTCGATCGTACATTCGAATCGGTATTTACGCCGCTGCACATGCTCGGCGGGTTTTTCGGCGGAATCGGTTACATCGCGGTTTTCGGGCTGATTTCCGTTCGTCTCGAGCGTCTCCGCGAATCGCCGCGGCCCGGTTCGTTCACCTGGGCGGTCCAGGCGCTCGGAAAACGATCACTGACCGGCTATCTGTGCCAATCGCTGATCTTTTCACCGATTTTCGCCGCCTGGGGCCTCGGGCTGGGTGAACACCTGTCCAGCTGGTCCGCGGTGGTGCTGGCCTTCGTCGCCTGGCTGGTCGGCCTGCTCGTCGCCGCTAAGCTCGAAGGAGCCGGGCACCGCGGCCCGGCGGAATGGGCCCTGCGACGAGTCGCTTACCCCAAGTAG